One stretch of Chloroflexota bacterium DNA includes these proteins:
- the tsaB gene encoding tRNA (adenosine(37)-N6)-threonylcarbamoyltransferase complex dimerization subunit type 1 TsaB — MELCIDTATRYAGVALSVDGVVIAETSWHSRNNHTAELAPTVLKLLKDAGADAKQITGIAAIIGPGGFSALRVGLGFAKGMAESLDIPIAPVSALEVEAARHFKAEPGPLLPLLEVGRDRVAWCVYQHDGDGWRRTTEERVTTVAEMVEAALPDAVYCGEGAWHTADRLRELAPDERVIALEPPTRSPAVLAALGHAALASGGAPDRQTLEPNYLRPPSITMPSGRTNIQ; from the coding sequence GTGGAGCTTTGCATCGACACCGCCACGCGCTACGCGGGCGTTGCCCTCTCCGTGGACGGCGTCGTCATCGCCGAGACCTCGTGGCACAGCCGCAACAACCACACGGCGGAGCTCGCGCCCACCGTCCTGAAGCTGCTGAAGGATGCGGGCGCCGACGCCAAGCAGATCACCGGCATCGCGGCAATCATCGGGCCGGGCGGGTTCAGCGCGCTGCGCGTCGGCCTCGGCTTCGCAAAGGGGATGGCTGAATCGCTGGACATCCCCATCGCGCCGGTGAGCGCGCTGGAGGTCGAGGCCGCACGGCACTTCAAGGCCGAGCCAGGGCCGCTGCTGCCTCTGCTGGAGGTCGGGCGCGACCGCGTGGCGTGGTGCGTGTACCAGCACGACGGCGACGGCTGGCGGCGCACGACGGAGGAGCGGGTCACAACGGTCGCAGAAATGGTCGAGGCCGCGCTGCCGGACGCCGTCTACTGCGGCGAGGGTGCATGGCACACGGCCGATCGCCTGCGGGAGCTCGCGCCGGACGAGCGGGTCATCGCGCTGGAACCGCCGACGCGGTCGCCGGCCGTGCTGGCGGCGCTGGGGCACGCGGCGCTGGCATCCGGCGGCGCGCCGGACCGGCAGACGCTGGAGCCCAACTACCTGCGCCCGCCAAGCATCACCATGCCGTCCGGGCGGACAAATATACAATAG
- the ndk gene encoding nucleoside-diphosphate kinase, producing MQTTLVLIKPDGLQRGLAGEIISRLERRGLQLVGMKLMRVDEALAHLHYEAHVERPFFPGLVQFITSSPIIAMAVRGPDSVELVRQTVGATNPAAAAPGTIRGDLGIDIGRNLIHGSDSPEAAVREVALFFAPEEVVDWERNVEGWIVE from the coding sequence ATCCAGACAACCCTTGTGCTCATCAAGCCGGACGGGCTTCAGCGCGGGCTGGCGGGGGAGATCATCAGCAGGCTGGAACGCCGCGGGCTGCAACTGGTGGGCATGAAGCTCATGCGCGTGGACGAGGCGCTGGCCCATCTGCACTACGAGGCCCATGTGGAACGGCCCTTCTTCCCGGGACTCGTGCAGTTCATCACGTCAAGCCCGATCATCGCGATGGCGGTGCGCGGGCCGGACAGCGTCGAGCTCGTGCGGCAGACGGTAGGCGCGACGAACCCCGCGGCAGCGGCGCCAGGCACAATCCGCGGCGACCTCGGCATCGACATCGGGCGCAACCTCATCCACGGGTCGGACTCGCCGGAAGCGGCGGTGCGCGAGGTCGCGCTCTTCTTCGCGCCGGAGGAGGTCGTCGACTGGGAGCGCAACGTCGAGGGGTGGATCGTCGAGTAG
- the rsfS gene encoding ribosome silencing factor has product MANAGPLHIAQRAVEIASDKQASNIVLLDIREIADFADYFVLLSADNTRQINALIEDITFALKGEGIPVNHREGTVQSGWVLLDYGDVLIHVFSPQEREYYRLEQLWREAVPLVHVQ; this is encoded by the coding sequence ATGGCTAACGCAGGACCGCTACACATTGCACAGCGCGCAGTGGAAATTGCCAGCGACAAGCAGGCGTCGAACATCGTGTTGCTGGACATCCGCGAGATCGCGGACTTCGCTGACTACTTCGTGCTGCTGAGCGCCGATAACACACGGCAGATCAACGCCCTCATCGAGGACATCACGTTCGCGCTCAAGGGCGAGGGCATCCCGGTAAACCACCGCGAGGGCACCGTGCAGTCCGGCTGGGTGCTGCTGGACTACGGCGACGTCCTCATCCACGTCTTCTCGCCCCAGGAGCGTGAGTACTACCGCCTCGAGCAGCTCTGGCGCGAGGCCGTGCCCCTCGTGCACGTGCAGTAA